A portion of the Paenibacillus marchantiae genome contains these proteins:
- a CDS encoding menaquinol-cytochrome c reductase cytochrome b/c subunit encodes MAHGHKSDDQEKIIFVGDSRVRKGAGFITPPDYTAYPGKSEAFIPNFLLKEWMVGVVVLVGILVLTISEPAPLGYPANPSASVIPMPDWYFLFLYQYLKYPYASGDYVLLGVLGVSGVAFGALLLAPFLDTGKERRFYKRPIASSLMILSVMAVFYLTNVAWTHYSHELEASGQKPEHIQREEEAREKHAQGLPTSNAAGQKEEVAIVEKDDPAMETFKKAGCIGCHAADMKGAGGPSLRGVGDKHSQEEILTIIKEGYNSMPAQYDNAIAQGLTDDDINNLAEWLAKQKAEQ; translated from the coding sequence ATGGCTCACGGACACAAGTCAGATGACCAGGAAAAGATTATCTTCGTCGGGGACTCACGCGTCCGTAAAGGAGCGGGGTTTATAACTCCACCGGATTACACGGCGTATCCCGGCAAATCAGAGGCTTTTATTCCTAACTTCTTGCTGAAGGAATGGATGGTTGGTGTTGTTGTACTGGTTGGTATTCTAGTATTAACGATTTCAGAACCTGCACCACTGGGCTACCCGGCCAATCCAAGTGCATCGGTTATCCCGATGCCAGACTGGTACTTCCTTTTTCTGTATCAGTATTTGAAATACCCATATGCCTCAGGTGATTATGTCCTGCTCGGGGTACTTGGAGTCAGTGGAGTTGCTTTCGGCGCTTTATTACTCGCTCCTTTTCTCGATACAGGCAAGGAGCGGCGTTTCTACAAACGTCCGATTGCATCATCACTTATGATTCTATCGGTGATGGCCGTTTTCTACCTGACCAATGTTGCATGGACACACTACTCGCATGAGTTGGAAGCAAGCGGCCAGAAGCCGGAACATATTCAGCGTGAAGAAGAAGCGCGTGAGAAACACGCGCAGGGTCTGCCTACCTCCAATGCGGCAGGTCAAAAAGAAGAAGTGGCGATCGTTGAGAAGGATGACCCTGCAATGGAAACCTTCAAAAAGGCCGGATGTATCGGATGTCATGCGGCTGATATGAAGGGAGCAGGAGGACCTTCGCTTCGGGGTGTGGGCGACAAACACAGCCAGGAAGAAATCCTGACGATTATCAAAGAAGGATATAACAGTATGCCTGCTCAGTACGACAACGCCATTGCTCAAGGGCTGACAGATGATGACATTAATAACCTGGCAGAATGGCTTGCGAAACAGAAGGCAGAACAGTAA
- the qcrB gene encoding menaquinol-cytochrome c reductase cytochrome b subunit, whose protein sequence is MFKNVYDWIDERLDITPIWRDVADHEVPEHVNPAHHFSAFVYCFGGLTFFITVIQILSGMFLTMYYVPDIINAYASVEYLQTKVAFGQIVRGMHHWGASLVIVMMFLHTMRVFFTGSYKAPREMNWVVGMLIFFVMLGLGLTGYLLPWDNKAYFATKVTLEIANTVPWLGPIIKEFLQGGTIVGAQTLTRFFALHVFFLPAVLLVLLVGHFIMIRRQGISGPL, encoded by the coding sequence ATGTTTAAAAATGTCTATGACTGGATTGACGAGCGTCTCGATATCACGCCAATTTGGAGGGACGTTGCGGATCATGAAGTTCCAGAGCACGTAAACCCGGCTCATCACTTTTCCGCATTCGTGTACTGCTTTGGTGGATTGACGTTCTTTATCACTGTTATTCAAATTTTGTCAGGGATGTTCCTGACCATGTATTATGTGCCTGATATTATTAATGCTTACGCCAGTGTCGAGTATTTGCAGACCAAAGTAGCCTTCGGCCAAATTGTACGCGGGATGCACCATTGGGGAGCCAGTTTGGTTATCGTTATGATGTTCTTACATACGATGCGTGTATTCTTTACCGGCTCTTACAAAGCACCACGTGAGATGAACTGGGTTGTCGGCATGCTGATCTTTTTTGTCATGCTGGGTCTCGGGCTTACCGGGTACCTGTTGCCATGGGATAACAAAGCTTACTTTGCAACCAAGGTTACTCTGGAGATTGCGAACACGGTTCCTTGGCTGGGGCCGATCATTAAGGAATTCCTGCAAGGCGGAACTATTGTAGGTGCGCAGACGTTAACACGGTTCTTTGCCCTGCACGTCTTCTTCCTTCCGGCTGTGCTTCTGGTGCTTCTGGTCGGTCACTTTATTATGATCCGCAGACAGGGCATTTCGGGACCACTATAA
- a CDS encoding QcrA and Rieske domain-containing protein: MSSEHDQHEASMKLPSRMEMSRRQFLTYTLGGATAYMAAGAILPMVRFAVDPILQHKGEGTSVKVAEISKITNEPQEFTFEVKQQDGWYLSNASLIAWIRKDEQGKIYALSPICKHLGCTVGWNSDKQYPDEYHCPCHGAHYTKEGKNLAVAPKPLDEYVVKEDQGWVYLGDIVPNTRVK; the protein is encoded by the coding sequence ATGAGCAGTGAGCATGACCAGCACGAAGCTTCGATGAAATTGCCAAGCCGCATGGAAATGTCACGCAGGCAGTTTTTGACGTACACGCTTGGTGGAGCTACAGCCTACATGGCCGCCGGTGCAATACTTCCCATGGTCCGTTTTGCGGTGGACCCGATTTTGCAGCACAAGGGAGAAGGCACCTCTGTCAAAGTAGCGGAAATCAGCAAAATTACGAATGAACCTCAAGAATTTACGTTTGAAGTGAAACAGCAAGACGGTTGGTATTTGAGCAATGCTTCGTTAATCGCCTGGATCAGGAAAGATGAACAGGGCAAAATCTATGCGCTTTCACCCATTTGTAAACATTTGGGATGTACCGTAGGTTGGAACAGTGATAAGCAGTATCCCGACGAATATCATTGTCCGTGCCATGGTGCGCATTATACCAAAGAAGGCAAGAATCTTGCCGTAGCCCCGAAGCCGCTGGATGAGTATGTGGTTAAGGAAGATCAGGGTTGGGTTTATCTGGGCGACATTGTTCCGAACACCCGAGTCAAATAG
- a CDS encoding DUF2487 family protein produces the protein MTQDSWAELQLYLDTCLIPYTALTGKQSPVEATEALERLRDFLDLVEIPFKGRIMTYPAFHYACPDMSMALNTLSEQLKSSGFKYVVIMSSDSVLEQTQITSADLVLSRSILIQEVGEEGISRFVGEKIRELWKR, from the coding sequence ATGACTCAAGACAGCTGGGCGGAACTGCAACTCTATCTGGATACATGCCTTATTCCATATACAGCCCTAACGGGCAAGCAGTCTCCAGTTGAAGCAACTGAAGCGTTGGAGCGGCTTAGAGATTTTTTGGATCTAGTGGAGATTCCGTTTAAAGGGCGTATCATGACTTACCCTGCATTCCATTATGCGTGTCCGGATATGTCAATGGCATTAAATACCTTATCCGAACAACTCAAATCTTCCGGTTTCAAATATGTGGTTATAATGTCATCTGATAGTGTATTGGAACAGACCCAAATTACTTCTGCAGATTTGGTATTAAGTCGTTCTATTTTAATTCAAGAGGTTGGAGAAGAAGGGATTTCGCGTTTTGTCGGGGAAAAAATCCGTGAGTTATGGAAAAGATGA
- a CDS encoding IDEAL domain-containing protein: MDKMKVTYEVMLGLAAEMVWDDALRKQRSEKLYMEIDNALATGDEVAFRNLTDELKAIN; the protein is encoded by the coding sequence TTGGATAAAATGAAAGTTACGTATGAAGTCATGTTGGGGCTGGCTGCTGAGATGGTGTGGGACGACGCGCTTCGTAAACAGCGCAGCGAGAAGCTGTATATGGAAATCGATAATGCATTGGCTACCGGAGACGAAGTAGCTTTCCGGAATCTGACGGATGAACTGAAGGCCATAAACTGA
- a CDS encoding gamma carbonic anhydrase family protein: MIIPYKGMQPQLHPSVYMAEGAKLIGDLTMGEESTIWFNAVLRADLAPIVIGRRCNIQDNAVGHVNTDQPLILDDDVSVGHSAIIHGCRIGTGSLIGMGAILLNGAEIGEYTLIGAGSVVTENTKIPPYTLALGTPAKVIRELTDADLERMSRTTLGYVAKGKEYRSS, encoded by the coding sequence ATGATAATTCCATACAAAGGTATGCAACCCCAGTTACACCCTTCGGTATATATGGCTGAAGGCGCCAAACTTATAGGTGATCTGACAATGGGTGAAGAATCTACGATCTGGTTCAATGCTGTGCTTCGCGCCGATCTGGCACCCATTGTGATTGGACGGCGCTGTAATATACAGGATAATGCTGTTGGACACGTCAACACGGATCAACCTTTGATTTTGGACGACGATGTGTCGGTAGGACATTCTGCGATTATCCATGGATGTCGTATCGGAACAGGTTCGCTGATTGGTATGGGCGCTATCCTTCTCAATGGAGCCGAAATTGGTGAATATACGCTGATCGGGGCCGGTTCTGTTGTTACTGAAAATACTAAAATTCCGCCCTATACCCTTGCTTTGGGCACACCAGCCAAAGTGATACGTGAGTTGACTGATGCAGATCTTGAGCGGATGTCGAGAACTACACTAGGTTATGTTGCCAAAGGAAAGGAGTATAGGAGCTCTTAA
- a CDS encoding histidine phosphatase family protein codes for MRIGLIRHGLTDWNAAGRIQGQTDIPLNAEGREQAERLGRRLLTEEYRWDHIITSGLSRAQETGEIISGLLNVPLLEPDARLKERAFGQIEGLTSEERVARWGASWETLDLGQEQIADIQTRALGFLEDLWEAHQDQNVLIVSHGAFLANLLSALYKDRYTERIGNLSLTILEKEREDWSPLLYNCTRHLSLDLAKQPE; via the coding sequence ATGCGGATCGGGCTTATTCGTCACGGTCTAACCGACTGGAATGCGGCAGGACGTATTCAGGGACAGACAGACATACCTCTGAATGCAGAAGGTCGTGAGCAAGCTGAGCGTCTGGGTAGACGTTTGCTTACCGAAGAGTATCGCTGGGACCACATCATTACGAGCGGGCTGTCCAGGGCTCAGGAGACGGGAGAGATTATCTCCGGGCTATTGAATGTTCCTTTGCTGGAGCCAGATGCACGCTTGAAGGAGCGTGCCTTTGGTCAAATTGAAGGTCTGACATCCGAAGAACGTGTTGCTCGCTGGGGCGCTTCCTGGGAGACGCTGGATTTGGGGCAGGAACAGATTGCTGATATTCAGACACGTGCATTGGGCTTTCTGGAGGATTTATGGGAGGCTCATCAGGACCAAAATGTGCTGATTGTCTCCCATGGCGCTTTTTTAGCCAATCTGCTATCAGCTTTGTATAAAGACCGCTATACGGAACGAATTGGAAACCTGTCGCTTACGATCCTGGAGAAGGAACGTGAAGATTGGAGTCCACTGCTTTATAACTGTACAAGACACCTTTCATTGGATCTGGCAAAACAACCTGAGTAA
- a CDS encoding anti-sigma factor family protein yields MNCNEAQELFALVWDLPEAHPQRIAFHAHLAGCEDCSQQFEVWEEAQILMHSIPVPVTEQQAEKVNRNVMDRIYAESPWLLPEEAKVNRFSAVIRKHMSLWIAAFLAIFLCSFLYMAMFKPDVSEAEQTNVVSTGILETGVAGSEPSSSGLYKYNMTGADRGSIIEPFVVSMGPAYPQYWMALSLLAIGMALFSLGRMHRTTNKRKQGARA; encoded by the coding sequence ATGAATTGCAATGAAGCCCAGGAACTGTTTGCACTGGTCTGGGACTTGCCGGAAGCTCATCCTCAGCGAATTGCATTTCATGCTCATCTCGCTGGTTGTGAAGATTGCTCGCAGCAATTTGAGGTGTGGGAAGAAGCTCAAATTCTGATGCACAGCATACCGGTCCCAGTGACAGAACAACAAGCAGAGAAAGTGAACCGTAATGTTATGGACCGGATCTATGCGGAGTCTCCATGGCTACTGCCGGAAGAGGCAAAGGTTAATCGTTTCTCTGCTGTAATCCGCAAGCATATGTCTTTGTGGATTGCTGCGTTCCTGGCAATTTTTTTATGCAGCTTTCTGTACATGGCGATGTTTAAGCCAGACGTATCAGAAGCTGAGCAGACCAACGTGGTCTCTACGGGCATTTTGGAGACAGGAGTAGCGGGCAGTGAGCCTTCTTCCTCCGGATTGTACAAGTACAACATGACGGGAGCGGACAGAGGTAGTATTATTGAGCCCTTCGTTGTGAGCATGGGCCCAGCGTATCCTCAGTACTGGATGGCGTTGTCGCTGCTTGCAATAGGTATGGCTCTGTTCTCTCTTGGACGGATGCATCGTACAACGAACAAACGCAAACAAGGTGCACGTGCTTAG
- a CDS encoding RNA polymerase sigma factor, translating into MTDSQLIREIKEGNLELYSELMSRYQRKILAFVYHMLKSSNMELLAEDLCSETFYKAFRSLHSFREVDASFSTWLYTIARNTVLSELRKQRSGSVPLEESGIVPVAPSENAPEHAVLRSERVMLVRDAINNLPEKQRSAIILREYDQLDYQEIANILGQSVSSVKSLLFRARSSVKTQLEPYFFEPVYEPYEGMKNR; encoded by the coding sequence ATGACGGATTCCCAGTTGATTCGAGAGATCAAGGAAGGTAACCTGGAGTTATATTCCGAGCTGATGAGTCGTTATCAGCGTAAAATACTGGCTTTCGTATATCATATGTTGAAAAGTTCTAATATGGAGCTGCTTGCGGAAGATCTCTGTTCTGAGACTTTCTATAAGGCGTTCCGCAGTCTGCACTCATTCCGAGAGGTGGATGCCTCATTCTCAACCTGGTTATATACCATCGCGAGAAATACGGTACTGAGTGAGCTTCGCAAACAGCGTAGTGGGAGTGTTCCACTTGAAGAGAGCGGTATTGTACCTGTTGCTCCTTCTGAGAATGCGCCAGAGCATGCTGTATTGCGCAGTGAGCGGGTGATGCTGGTTAGGGATGCAATTAACAATTTACCGGAGAAGCAGCGTTCTGCCATTATACTCCGAGAGTATGATCAACTAGATTACCAGGAGATTGCAAATATTCTTGGGCAGAGCGTCAGTTCTGTAAAATCGTTATTGTTCAGAGCAAGGTCAAGCGTAAAAACGCAATTGGAACCTTATTTCTTCGAACCGGTCTACGAGCCATATGAAGGGATGAAGAACAGATGA
- a CDS encoding prephenate dehydrogenase has translation MKLKIAMIGVGLIGGSLALCFKGKPGVTVMGYAHLPELKDKYIASGVVDDATLSLEEAVQDADFIFLCVPVGLLESYFGQLAKLPLKKGCIITDVGSTKASIAACAEHVRMSDAYFIGGHPMAGSERAGVDAASAVLFENAYYVLTPSEYVPEEAYDRLSDLLAYTRAQIVRVEPLLHDDIVGAISHLPHVIAVALVNQVREYNESNPLYKMLAAGGFRDITRIASSDAIVWRDILLSNREVLLGLLKDWNGQMTAFTEMLEQQNGEGIEEAFRQAREFRSVLPERRKGMISSLFDLYTDVQDAPGMIGKIATELGANDINLSNMEIIENRVDVPGIMRLSFRQEEEMERAKTLLDSLGYQVWI, from the coding sequence ATGAAACTAAAAATTGCAATGATCGGTGTAGGGCTCATCGGCGGTTCATTGGCGCTTTGCTTCAAAGGCAAGCCTGGTGTAACGGTGATGGGCTATGCCCACCTGCCTGAACTGAAGGACAAGTACATAGCGAGTGGTGTAGTGGATGATGCTACGCTCTCTCTGGAGGAAGCGGTACAGGATGCTGACTTTATTTTTTTGTGCGTACCTGTTGGGCTGCTCGAATCCTATTTTGGACAATTGGCCAAGCTTCCCTTGAAAAAGGGATGTATTATTACGGATGTAGGAAGCACAAAGGCGTCCATCGCAGCCTGTGCTGAGCATGTCCGCATGAGTGACGCATACTTTATCGGCGGGCATCCGATGGCCGGATCTGAGCGTGCAGGTGTAGATGCAGCCTCGGCAGTATTATTCGAGAATGCATACTATGTCTTGACCCCTTCAGAATATGTACCTGAGGAAGCTTATGACAGGTTATCTGATCTTCTTGCGTATACACGTGCCCAGATTGTACGTGTAGAGCCGCTGCTGCACGATGACATTGTGGGGGCGATTAGTCACTTGCCACATGTTATTGCAGTTGCGCTGGTGAACCAGGTGCGCGAATATAATGAATCGAACCCTTTGTATAAAATGCTAGCTGCAGGCGGTTTCCGGGATATTACTCGGATTGCCTCCAGTGATGCCATTGTATGGAGAGATATTTTGCTGAGCAACCGTGAGGTGCTGTTGGGCTTGCTGAAGGACTGGAACGGCCAGATGACGGCTTTCACCGAAATGCTGGAGCAACAAAATGGTGAGGGCATTGAGGAGGCGTTTCGTCAGGCACGCGAGTTCCGCAGTGTGCTGCCAGAACGACGGAAAGGCATGATCTCGTCGTTGTTTGATCTGTATACGGATGTACAGGATGCACCGGGGATGATCGGCAAGATTGCCACCGAGCTTGGGGCGAATGATATTAACTTAAGCAACATGGAGATTATTGAGAACCGGGTCGATGTACCGGGCATTATGCGTTTGTCGTTCCGGCAAGAAGAAGAGATGGAACGGGCCAAAACGTTGCTGGATTCCCTAGGGTATCAAGTGTGGATTTAG
- the hisC gene encoding histidinol-phosphate transaminase translates to MKPKSQIVNLPVYKPGKPIEEVKRELGLEQVIKLASNENPYGSSPAALEAITRELVNVSIYPDGSSTELTEVLAKHLGVERDNLIFGCGSDEIIALITRAFFLPGDENIMADQTFSVYKSNADIEGAVSIEVPLKDGTHDLTSMLAQINDKTKAVWVCNPNNPTGTIISEQELTAFMDRVPSHVMVVLDEAYYEFVTDEAYPQSVSMIERYPNLVILRTFSKIYGLASLRIGYGIARPEVIDLINRVREPFNTSRFGQAAAKAALEDQAFVQECAERNAVERAYLQNEFTRLELPFFPSQGNFIMVDLEMPSATAFQSLLKQGIIVRPGFHVYPTYIRVSVGTSEQNRAFVTALENTLAEKAVARP, encoded by the coding sequence TTGAAACCGAAGTCCCAGATTGTCAATCTGCCTGTATATAAACCGGGCAAACCGATTGAAGAAGTGAAACGTGAACTGGGTTTGGAGCAAGTGATCAAGCTGGCCTCCAACGAAAATCCATATGGAAGTTCGCCTGCTGCACTTGAAGCGATCACCAGAGAGCTGGTCAATGTAAGCATATATCCGGATGGCAGTTCCACGGAACTGACTGAAGTGCTGGCGAAGCATCTGGGGGTAGAACGGGATAATCTGATCTTTGGTTGTGGATCGGATGAAATCATTGCGTTGATCACTCGTGCATTCTTCCTCCCGGGAGACGAGAACATCATGGCTGACCAGACGTTCTCTGTATACAAAAGTAACGCTGACATCGAGGGTGCTGTCAGCATTGAAGTGCCACTTAAAGATGGAACTCATGACCTAACTTCCATGCTGGCACAAATCAATGATAAGACCAAAGCAGTCTGGGTATGTAACCCCAATAATCCAACGGGTACAATTATCTCTGAGCAGGAATTGACGGCATTTATGGATCGTGTACCTTCTCACGTCATGGTTGTGCTGGATGAAGCCTATTATGAATTCGTAACGGATGAGGCGTATCCACAAAGTGTCTCTATGATTGAGCGTTATCCTAACTTGGTCATTTTGCGGACATTCTCCAAAATCTACGGCCTGGCTTCATTGCGTATTGGATACGGTATTGCACGCCCGGAAGTGATCGATCTGATCAACCGCGTGCGTGAGCCGTTTAATACTTCACGATTCGGTCAGGCTGCGGCGAAAGCTGCACTTGAGGATCAGGCTTTTGTCCAAGAATGTGCGGAGCGTAATGCAGTAGAACGAGCGTATTTGCAAAATGAGTTCACACGGTTAGAACTGCCGTTTTTCCCTTCGCAGGGTAACTTCATCATGGTTGATCTGGAGATGCCTTCTGCAACGGCATTTCAGTCGCTATTGAAACAAGGCATTATTGTTCGTCCTGGATTCCATGTATATCCAACATACATTCGTGTGTCCGTAGGAACATCAGAACAGAACCGTGCGTTTGTCACGGCACTGGAGAACACGCTGGCTGAGAAGGCGGTAGCACGCCCTTAA
- the trpA gene encoding tryptophan synthase subunit alpha — translation MNLMDQTFQQLKEQNRTALIPFLTVGDPDVDTTVEIIKELEQAGADILELGVPYSDPLADGPVIQRASERALKSQITIRTCMETAARARAEGVKMPFVLFTYYNPVLQTGLDVFFDELVKHEISGMIIPDLPIEEAEDMRRRADAAGVHLVPLVAPTSNARIERIVTGARGFIYCVSSLGVTGERASFFDGVESFIETVKSLTDIPVAVGFGISSHEQVARFSRICDGVVVGSAIVRQVEEAIPLLGNPDTRQAGLLQIRNFVAQLKG, via the coding sequence ATGAACCTGATGGACCAGACCTTCCAACAATTGAAAGAACAGAACCGGACAGCACTTATTCCATTCCTTACGGTTGGAGATCCAGATGTGGACACCACGGTGGAAATCATTAAGGAATTGGAACAGGCGGGGGCAGACATTTTGGAACTCGGTGTTCCCTATTCTGATCCGCTCGCAGATGGACCGGTAATCCAGCGAGCTTCCGAGCGTGCATTGAAAAGTCAGATCACGATTCGGACTTGTATGGAGACAGCAGCAAGAGCGCGTGCGGAGGGTGTGAAAATGCCTTTTGTCCTGTTCACCTACTATAATCCAGTATTACAGACGGGATTGGATGTATTTTTTGACGAGTTGGTCAAACATGAGATCAGCGGCATGATCATCCCGGATCTTCCGATTGAGGAAGCCGAGGATATGCGACGCCGTGCGGATGCTGCAGGTGTGCATTTGGTTCCGCTTGTAGCCCCTACGTCCAACGCGAGAATCGAGCGTATTGTCACGGGAGCACGTGGTTTCATCTATTGTGTCTCTTCTCTGGGTGTCACGGGAGAGAGAGCTTCCTTTTTCGATGGGGTAGAGAGCTTCATTGAAACTGTAAAGAGCCTGACAGATATTCCTGTCGCTGTTGGCTTCGGCATTTCCAGTCACGAGCAGGTAGCTCGTTTCTCCCGCATCTGTGATGGTGTTGTTGTTGGTAGTGCTATCGTTCGTCAGGTGGAAGAAGCTATACCTCTTCTTGGAAACCCGGATACGCGTCAGGCGGGACTGTTGCAAATTCGCAACTTTGTGGCACAATTAAAAGGATAG